The window CTAATGGCAGTTCCCAGCTTTTGGACAGGTTACATTGTCTACATTGGTAGCAGAAGATACCAGTACATATGTCCATGTTCACCTAGTGACACCAACCATTCATCTTCCAGCAAACTTCCAGATCCAAAATTACACATCTTGTAGGAACCACTTGTCCACACTGTGAATGACCCGATACACTGGATTTTCTCTGATTACTTTACATATTCTGCAATATGCATATGTGGGACCTTTATTTAGAAGGACACGATATTGATGTCTCCAGTTGAAATACTTCCTATACTTCTCATCGTCTTTGTCCAACTCTAGAAGATAAGCAGCAAGTTCCTTGGGACTTGGAAAATCATTTACATGAATGAAGGCATCTCCAGGTAGAAAACGTTCATAGTTCTCCCGAGATGTTCCCAACACAACTGGAACCGTCCATGTACCAAAAGCATTGGACCATAACTTCTCGGTGATATAATCCTTGTAGACTGAATTCTCGAAGGCCAAGTAGAACTTATATTGTGATATGGTGGCATGgaaatccccccagcttagtttcTTATGTTTCGCTCCGTAGACATCAATAGGGATGTGTTTCTTGAACTCCTCATAATAAGCAATGCGGGGGGCTCCAGGGTACCACTGACTGACCACCCAAGAGACCAGTTTGGATTTTGGTGGAATGGTgaagttctgaagcctctgctttaatGGCTCCATCTGACCATATGGAGAAAATATATCAGAATCTTTTCGGAAGGTCATGGTCATGTTAAATAAGTTATCTAACATCTCCAGGTTCTTGATAATCCGTGGTGGCTCCACATTCCACCAGATCCAACGCTGAAAATGAGGTTTTGGATCTTGAGGTAAAGTGCTTTTGTTATACATAATATCTGCGTGGTGAATAAGGACGGCATCAGAAACATTATACAGACGCCTGTCTAATGTCAACTTACACCCCAATATTCCATATTCTGGGCACTTATCTAATGGGGATACATAACCCCAAGGCCATTTCCAAATGAGGACAACAATCTCCTCCACATTGTTTGAGTTGGACGTTGTAGGCCGTAAGGTGGACGTGGTGGGACGTTGAGTGGACTTGGCCGTACTTGGTTGGGATGTGGGGAGATGTGGCACCATGTTGGTTTTTAATTCCGTCGTGTTTGTGGTCGCTTTTTCTTGACAAACCAACTTTTGAATATGTGACGACACTCCTGAGGAGATGTTCTCATGGTGCCATACAAACCATAGGAGGAACATGGAGAACACAAGGGTGACTATGTAAAGATGCTTGTGATTGATTGAAGTTAAGACCATTTTAGTCTGTAAGGAGAGAATTTCAGTGTTAGTTGTATTGATCAAAATCTATGAAGCTTTGATGAAAATGTTGTAGagctggtcccctacttaaggaaacccgacatacagacgacccctagttaaagacggactcctcttcccactgtgacctctggtgacctctctggatgttactatagtcccaggctgcaatgatcagctgtaaggtgtctgtaatgaagctttattgatgatccttggtcccattacagaaaaaagttttgaaactccaattgtcactggggcaaaaaaaatgtgtctggatctacaattaaatatacagtttcaactaacatacaaattcaacttaagaacacacctatggaacctatattgtacgtaacccggggactgtctgtaatgtgAATTCTGTTCTATGGTGAAAGGGGgtttccaaaatttttaaaattgattttttgagactttttggatgGAATGATTTGTGAGACAAGCCCACAACAGTCTGGGATTGGAAATTTACATTGTTGAAATGAATGGACCTGAGCTACAATATCACACACAAACCTGTAGAGAAGTGTAGCGGTGTTTTAGGAAGAATATTTGAATCATCTTTATGTGTCTTTTTGTCTCTTTGGCAATAGATGACAAGCAAACCCAAAGTGTTGTCAGATCATCAGCTCATCTCAGACAATATTCCTACAGACCTACAAATATACTATTTTACCACCCAACTAAAACCCACAGCGACTAGAATGGGGATTCAACAAAAGTAGCCGAGTTTGTATGCGTTTCCCCCAAAAAACTCCAATGTGTGACCACCTCTTCATTCTGCCTGGTCGTAAGTTGGAAATCGGGGACTTTTGTCGATTAGATTTCTATGACATGTCCTAGATATGTTTGAGATACCTGGGGTGGGAAAAGCTCTGTAAATCTGACTATTCTTAGAAACATTACAAGGATACAAGGCTTGGAAAAAACTGGAGTGGCCTAGGAAATCAACAACTGGCACTAACCATCCATATGGAAACCTTGAAGTCAACTCATCCTTCATCCACAATCTTCGCTACTCATGCGCAGACAATTTTCTAAGTTGGTCGCGCTACAAAGTTAAATAATATTTTGCACCTGCTGCTCTATTGTATAGACACTTTTGTTTGTCCTCCTAAAACTGGCCAAAACCTTTCCCT is drawn from Engystomops pustulosus chromosome 9, aEngPut4.maternal, whole genome shotgun sequence and contains these coding sequences:
- the LOC140076892 gene encoding 3-galactosyl-N-acetylglucosaminide 4-alpha-L-fucosyltransferase FUT3-like → MVLTSINHKHLYIVTLVFSMFLLWFVWHHENISSGVSSHIQKLVCQEKATTNTTELKTNMVPHLPTSQPSTAKSTQRPTTSTLRPTTSNSNNVEEIVVLIWKWPWGYVSPLDKCPEYGILGCKLTLDRRLYNVSDAVLIHHADIMYNKSTLPQDPKPHFQRWIWWNVEPPRIIKNLEMLDNLFNMTMTFRKDSDIFSPYGQMEPLKQRLQNFTIPPKSKLVSWVVSQWYPGAPRIAYYEEFKKHIPIDVYGAKHKKLSWGDFHATISQYKFYLAFENSVYKDYITEKLWSNAFGTWTVPVVLGTSRENYERFLPGDAFIHVNDFPSPKELAAYLLELDKDDEKYRKYFNWRHQYRVLLNKGPTYAYCRICKVIRENPVYRVIHSVDKWFLQDV